The proteins below come from a single Triticum aestivum cultivar Chinese Spring chromosome 5D, IWGSC CS RefSeq v2.1, whole genome shotgun sequence genomic window:
- the LOC123123930 gene encoding probable carbohydrate esterase At4g34215 isoform X1 yields MLPFLCFLVASAAALRHHHAAADVPPSNKLIFILAGQSNMAGRGGVTGTHWDGVVPPDCAPSASVLRLSPSLRWEQAHEPLHQGIDGNRTCGVGPGMSFANAVLRSGGARGAAVGLVPCAVGGTRMAEWGKGSELYADMVRRARVAVETGGRIGAVLWYQGESDTVRWADASEYARRMGALVRDLRQDLAMPHLLLIQVGLASGLGQYTEVVREAQKGLKLRNVRFVDAMGLPFQDGHLHLNTQAQVQLGHRLAQSYLTYGHAHPLRTPTPWWLQVTTLACCFIILWREPYTSVLI; encoded by the exons ATGCTCCCTTTCCTCTGCTtcctcgtcgcctccgccgccgcgctgcGGCACCACCACGCGGCGGCCGACGTGCCCCCGTCCAACAAGCTCATCTTCATCCTCGCCGGCCAGTCCAACATGGCCGGCCGCGGCGGGGTGACGGGGACGCACTGGGACGGCGTGGTGCCGCCGGACTGCGCGCCCTcggcctccgtcctccgcctctccCCCTCGTTGCGGTGGGAGCAGGCGCATGAGCCGCTGCACCAGGGCATCGACGGCAACCGCACCTGCGGGGTCGGCCCCGGGATGTCCTTCGCCAACGCCGTGCTCCGCTCCGGCGGGGcgcgcggcgccgccgtcggcctcGTGCCCTGCGCCGTCGGGGGCACGCGGATGGCCGAGTGGGGCAAGGGGTCGGAGCTGTACGCGGACATGGTGCGGCGGGCCAGGGTCGCCGTGGAGACCGGCGGCCGGATCGGGGCCGTGCTGTGGTACCAGGGCGAGAGCGACACCGTGCGCTGGGCCGACGCCAGCGAGTACGCGCGCCGCATGGGCGCCCTCGTCCGCGACCTCCGGCAGGACCTCGCCATGCCCCACCTCCTCCTCATCCAG GTTGGGCTGGCATCAGGGCTTGGGCAGTACACCGAAGTCGTAAGGGAAGCTCAGAAGGGCTTAAAACTTCGGAACGTGAGGTTTGTCGACGCGATGGGGTTGCCGTTCCAAGACGGCCATCTGCATCTTAACACCCAGGCTCAGGTCCAGCTGGGACATAGGCTGGCTCAGTCCTATTTGACTTATG GGCATGCACATCCTCTTCGAACACCCACACCATGGTGGCTGCAAGTTACTACCTTGGCTTGTTGCTTCATCATTCTTTGGAGGGAGCCATACACATCTGTGCTTATATAA
- the LOC123123930 gene encoding probable carbohydrate esterase At4g34215 isoform X2 — MLPFLCFLVASAAALRHHHAAADVPPSNKLIFILAGQSNMAGRGGVTGTHWDGVVPPDCAPSASVLRLSPSLRWEQAHEPLHQGIDGNRTCGVGPGMSFANAVLRSGGARGAAVGLVPCAVGGTRMAEWGKGSELYADMVRRARVAVETGGRIGAVLWYQGESDTVRWADASEYARRMGALVRDLRQDLAMPHLLLIQVGLASGLGQYTEVVREAQKGLKLRNVRFVDAMGLPFQDGHLHLNTQAQVQLGHRLAQSYLTYGTFKH; from the exons ATGCTCCCTTTCCTCTGCTtcctcgtcgcctccgccgccgcgctgcGGCACCACCACGCGGCGGCCGACGTGCCCCCGTCCAACAAGCTCATCTTCATCCTCGCCGGCCAGTCCAACATGGCCGGCCGCGGCGGGGTGACGGGGACGCACTGGGACGGCGTGGTGCCGCCGGACTGCGCGCCCTcggcctccgtcctccgcctctccCCCTCGTTGCGGTGGGAGCAGGCGCATGAGCCGCTGCACCAGGGCATCGACGGCAACCGCACCTGCGGGGTCGGCCCCGGGATGTCCTTCGCCAACGCCGTGCTCCGCTCCGGCGGGGcgcgcggcgccgccgtcggcctcGTGCCCTGCGCCGTCGGGGGCACGCGGATGGCCGAGTGGGGCAAGGGGTCGGAGCTGTACGCGGACATGGTGCGGCGGGCCAGGGTCGCCGTGGAGACCGGCGGCCGGATCGGGGCCGTGCTGTGGTACCAGGGCGAGAGCGACACCGTGCGCTGGGCCGACGCCAGCGAGTACGCGCGCCGCATGGGCGCCCTCGTCCGCGACCTCCGGCAGGACCTCGCCATGCCCCACCTCCTCCTCATCCAG GTTGGGCTGGCATCAGGGCTTGGGCAGTACACCGAAGTCGTAAGGGAAGCTCAGAAGGGCTTAAAACTTCGGAACGTGAGGTTTGTCGACGCGATGGGGTTGCCGTTCCAAGACGGCCATCTGCATCTTAACACCCAGGCTCAGGTCCAGCTGGGACATAGGCTGGCTCAGTCCTATTTGACTTATGGTACATTCAAACACTAG